AAGGCTGAAATCGAGCGGGGTTCCGTAATCCGTGATCAGGTCAAGCGCCTCCCTCAGTGCGCTTGATTCGAGGGCTGGTTGAACCCCGCGCTTGTAGCGAGGGTTTATAGCTCAAAACCGAAGCGGGCAGAGACGTCCAGGAATTCGCAGCGTATCGAAATCATCCTGCGTCGGCGCCGAGCCTCGCCTCCAACTCAGCCACCTTCGCCTCCAGACTCTCCAACCGCGCCCGGGTCCGGGCCAGCACAACCATCTGGCTGTCGAATTCTTCCCGGCTCACCAGGTCAAGCTTGCTGAAGCCGCTTTGCAGCAGCGCCTTGAACTGGCTTTCGATTTCGCTTTTCGGCAGGGGAGTGTCGCCGCTCAAGAGGCGGGAGGCGTGGCCGCTGAGGGCGTCGAGGAGGTCTTTGGGCGCAAGCATGGCAGGTGTCCTGGAAACGATGGCGGGCAGTGTATCACGCACCGTCTATAGTCAATTCGCCAGGCCCGAATGCACGCTTTTCGCGCACGGTGCCGGGCACTGTCGCACCGTTGTTGTGCGTATCGCTGCGGTTCGTAGCGCGGTGCAGGCCGGCGTAGCGGGCAAAGGGTTGAAATCAGGGGGGTTGGGCACAGATGGCAAGCTTTCTGCTTAGAGGCTGGTGACCCATGCACTGATGCAGTCGCTGTGACGAAATGCAGTGCAAAGGCGGAGCGGGGAGTTTCGTCAGGAGTAGTCAGCTGGCGCCAGTCGGGCAACTCGGGCCGACGACGCGTTACAAAGCCAGGCACTGCGCTTAGACTTGAGTCGGGTTTGTTTTCCTGGGGCAAGTCCACCAATTCGGGAGAGAGTTTCATGAAGCTAGTCACTGCCATCATCAAGCCGTTCAAGTTGGACGACGTACGCGAGTCGTTGTCCGAGATCGGCGTGCAGGGCATTACCGTTACTGAAGTCAAAGGCTTCGGGCGGCAGAAAGGTCACACCGAGCTGTATCGTGGCGCGGAATACGTGGTCGACTTCCTGCCCAAGGTGAAGATCGACGTCGCTATCGACGACAAGGATCTGGACCGGGTCATCGAGGCGATTACCAAGGCCGCCAACACCGGCAAGATTGGTGACGGAAAGATCTTTGTGGTCAATCTGGAACAGGCCATTCGCATCCGTACCGGCGAAACCGATACCGACGCTATCTAAGCCGTCAAACCCAACGCCCCAGGAGAAAACAATATGACTCTGCGTAAATTCGCAGGGCTAGGAGCCCTGTTGTCCTTCGTAATGCCTGGCCTGGCCATGGCAGAAGAAGCGGCAGCCCCAGTCCTCAACTCCGGCGACACCGCCTGGATGCTGACGGCCACGATTCTTGTTCTGTTCATGACCATTCCTGGCCTGGCGCTGTTCTACGGCGGCATGGTTCGGTCGAAAAACATTCTTTCCGTGATGATGCAGTGCTTCGCCATTACCGGTCTGATCAGCGTCCTGTGGGTCATCTATGGCTACAGCATCGCGTTCGACACCACCGGCATGGAGCAGGGCGTCGTCAACTTCAACTCCTTCATCGGCGGCTTGGGCAAGGCATTCCTGGCGGGCGTCACTCCGGCTAGCATCACCGGCCCGGCGGCGTTGTTCCCTGAAGCGGTGTTCATCACCTTCCAGATGACTTTCGCGATCATCACTCCAGCCCTGATCGTCGGCGCTTTCGCCGAGCGGATGAAGTTCTCCGCCATGCTGATCTTCATGGGCGTGTGGTTCACCCTGGTGTATGCGCCGATTGCGCACATGGTCTGGTCCGGCAACGGCGGCCTGATGTGGGACTGGGGTGTGCTGGACTTCGCCGGCGGCACCGTGGTGCACATCAACGCCGGTATCGCCGGCCTGGTAGCCTGCCTGGTATTGGGCAAGCGCAAAGGCTTCCCGACTACGCCAATGGCGCCGCATAACCTGGGTTACACCCTGATGGGCGCGGCCATGCTGTGGGTGGGCTGGTTCGGTTTCAACGCCGGTTCCGCCGTCGCGGCCAACGGCACCGCCGGCATGGCGATGCTGGTAACCCAGATCGCCACCGCTGCCGCAGCGCTGGGCTGGATGTTCGCCGAGTGGATCACCCACGGCAAGCCAAGCGCACTGGGCATCGCCTCGGGTGTGGTGGCGGGCCTGGTCGCGATCACGCCTGCAGCTGGCACCGTGGGCCCGATGGGCGCCCTGGTCATCGGCCTGGCGGCGGGCGTGGTGTGCTTCTTCTGCGCGACCACCCTCAAGCGCAAGCTCGGTTATGACGATTCCCTGGACGCCTTTGGCGTGCACGGTATCGGCGGTATCCTCGGCGCGATCCTGACCGGTGTGTTCGCGGCGCCGGCCCTGGGTGGCTTCGGCACCGTGACCGATATCGGTGCGCAAGTGTGGATTCAATTCAAGGGCGTAGGCTTCACTGTGGTCTACACCGGCATCGTCACCTTCATCATTCTCAAGGTACTGGACGCCGTCATGGGTCTGCGTGTCTCCGAGGAAGAAGAAGCCGTGGGCCTGGACTTGGCCCAGCACAACGAGCGTGGTTACAACCTGTAATCGACAGCTAAAAAAAATGCCCGGTTCGCCGGGCATTTTTTTGTCTGGAGTTTGTCATTGCTCACAAGGCGTGCTGGTTTTTCCGACGCCTTTTGTTGCGTATGCGACTTGAGTTTTTCTACCGCCAAAGACTTACATGGAGGCAGGAATATTAGGCCCTTTGTTTTTTCCCAGAGCGCGCTAGAATGCGCGCCGAACGTGCGGAGATCTGTATGTGGCAACAGACGCTGATAACCCTGCGGGCAAGGCCCCGGGGCTTTCATCTGGTGACGGACGAGTTGCTCGCCGGCCTGCCTGAACTCAAGGCATGTCGTGTCGGTCTGTTGCATCTGTGGCTGCAGCATACCTCGGCCTCGTTGACCATCAACGAGAACGCCGATCCGGCGGTACGTCGAGACTTCGAACGATTTTTCAATCGGCTGATCCCACAAGGAACCGCCGACTATGAGCACAACGACGAAGGCCTGGACGACCTCCCGGCGCACTTCAAGGCCAGCGTGCTGGGATGTCAGCTCAGTCTTCCGGTGACGGCGGGACGGTTGGCGTTGGGTACCTGGCAAGGTGTTTATCTGGGCGAGCACCGTGATCATGGCGGTGCCCGTAAAGTCCTCGCCACCTTGCACGGTGAAGGGGCATGACCGCTGATTGCCGGCGGATGTTGAATTTTTTCTGGCAGCCTTCGACAGATGGCGAAGCTGGGCTATAACTAATCTGCTTTTCGCAAGTCATGAGGTAGAACATGAGCGACGATGATCTGGAAAACGACGACCTCGAAGTAGGTGACGAAGACGAGGCCGAAGAAGGCCTGGAAGCGGCGGCTGAAGACGTCGTTGAAGACGACGGTGCCGATGTCCCGGTTCCGACCGCCAAAGGCAAGGCCAAGGCGGCGGTATCGATTGACGAGTTGCCGAGCGTAGAGGCCAAGAACAAGGAGCGTGACGCGCTCGCCAAGGCCATGGAGGAATTCCTGGCCAGGGGCGGAAAGGTGCAGGAAGTGGAGGCCAACGTGGTCGCTGATCCGCCCAAGAAGCCTGACAACAAGTACGGTAGCCGCCCTATCTGAGTATCTGCCCTTGCTTGCTGAAAAAGCCCGCCGTCGCTGCGGGCTTTTTCATGGACTGAAGTTTTCGGGCAGACTGCTACAGAAGTGGACCCAGCGCGGGTTCAGCGCTGGCTATGCCACCCTGCCAGTAATCCCGGCAGTTCGGTCAGGCTGCGGATCTCCGCGTCCGGGGCGTGATCGGCGTCCCAGGCTTTGCCCGCCGGGTTGAACCACACGGCGCGCAGGCCGGCTTGTTGGGCGCCGGAGATGTCATCACCCGGATGATCGCCGACATGCACGGACGTCTGCGCCGTGGCGCCACCCCGTTGCAGGGCCTCGTGAAACAGCCGCGCGTCTGGCTTGGCGATGCCGATGTCTTCGGCGCACAGGGCGAACTTGAAGTAGTCCGCCAGCCCCAGGCGACGCACGTCGGCGTTGCCGTTAGTGACGACGCCAAGAGCGAAATGATTGGCCAGGATTTCCAGGGTCGGCTGCACGTCGGGGAAGACCTCCAGCTGATGCCGTGCATGCAGGAACGCCTCGAAACCCTGGTCTGCCAGCTCCGAGGCACGCCACTGGTCGTAACCGGCATCTTGCAGCGCCCGGAACAGTACTCGCCGACGCAGTGCGCTGATGCGGTGCTTGAGGTCCGGTTCTTCGCTGAGTACTTGCGTGCGGATCGCCCACAAGCGCTCCACCGGAAAATCGCCCAGGTCCGGCGCGTTGTCGGTCAGCCACTGGCGCAGGACCGCTTCGGCGCTGGCGATCACCGGGGCGGTGTCCCATAGCGTGTCGTCCAGGTCGAAAGTGATGAGCTCGATGGTCATGATTCGTCGCCCTTGATGCGTTTGGCCCGGGGATGGGCATTGTCATAGACCGTCGCCAGGTGCTGGAAATCCAGGTGGGTATAGATCTGGGTGGTCTTGATGTCCGAGTGGCCGAGCAGTTCCTGGACGGCACGCAGATCCTGGGAGGATTCCAACAGGTGGCTGGCGAATGAATGCCTGAGCATGTGTGGGTGCAGGTTCTGCCCCAGTTCACGCTCGCCGGCGGCCTTGACGCGGAGTTGGATGGCCCGCGGGCCGAGGCGCCGGCCCTGCAAGCCAACAAAAACCGCGTCGTCGGCCGGGTTGGTCAGCGCCCGCAGCGGCAGCCACAGCTCCAGGGCTTCGCGGGCCTTGCGGCCGATGGGCAGCAGGCGCGTCTTGCTGCCCTTGCCGAGCACCTGGACCATGCCATCGGCCAGGTCCAGTTGATCCAGGTTCAGCCCCGTCAGCTCTGAAAGCCGCAACCCGGAGGAATAGAACAGCTCGAGAATTGCCTGGTCCCGTCGCGCCATGAAGTCATCCTCGACGGCACCTTCCAGTAGCTGCAGGGCGCGGTCGGTATCGAGGGTCTTCGGCAGGCGGCGTTCGCCCTTGGGCGGTGCCAAGCCGGTGGCAGGGTCGTGATCGCACAGGCCTTCGCGATTGAGGTACTGATACAAACCGCGCACCGCCGATAGCAGCCGTGCCAGGCTGCGGGACGATTGCCCCTGTTGATGCAAGCGAGCGATCAGGCTGCGCAGGCGTTGGATATCCAGGGCTGACCAATTGCCGATGTTCTGTTTCTGGCACCAGCCCTGCACTTTCTCCAGGTCGCGGCGATAGGCCGACAACGTATGAGGCGACACCTGGCGCTCACTGCGCAGGTGTTCGCAGTAGGCCTCCAGTTGCCGCTCCATCTCAGCGTACCGAACGCAGCGAACCGGCCACCCGTGGGAGCACCCGGCCGGTCACTTCGGCGATGTAGCTCAGGAACAGCGTGCCCACCGAGCTTTTATAGTGCTGCGGATCGCGGCTGGCGATGGCCAGCACGCCGTGCACGCCCTGGTGGGCGATGGCGACGACGGCAGTGGAGCCGATCTGCTTGCGTTGTTCTTCGCCAAACAGGAAGTCCAGCTCATGCTCGCGCAGGCTGCCGCTGACGCTTTTGTCTTCCGTGAGCAGGCCGCCGATGGCCGTCTGCGCTTCAGCGTGGGTCACCCACCGGCCCACCGGCATGGCGTTGTCGCCAAACAGGATCAGGCTGACAAAAGGCACCTGGAAATCCTGCCGCAGGCTGTCCTCGACACCCATCACCACGTCTTCGAGGGTGCTGGCGTCCATCAAGGTCAGGATCAGGCGACGGGTCTTGTCGAAGAGTCGGTCATTGTCGCGAGCAACGTCCATCAGGTGCGAAAGGCGATGGCGCATTTCGATATTGCGCTCGCGCAGGATTTTCATCTGGTGCTCGACCAGCGACACGGTGTCGCCGCGCCGATGGGGGATGCGCATCGTTGCGAGCAGATCTTCATGCTCGACGAAGAAGTCCGGATGAGCCTCCAGATACGCGGCCACTGCCGCGGCTTCAGGGTTCTGGCTCGGGGATTCGTCGGGCTGCGGGGCTGGAACCTGTGGCTTGTCGGTCATGGGTTTGACTCACTCAAAGACGAACTTGTCCTTCGTATACGCGTACGGCCGGGCCGGTCATCAGCACCGGTTGGCCTGGGCCTGCCCATTCGATGGACAAACGCCCGCCGGGCAGGTCGATCAGCAGCGGTGAATCCATCCAGCCTTGGCTGATCGCGGCGACGGCGGCGGCGCAGGCGCCGGTGCCGCAAGCCTGGGTTTCCCCGGCCCCGCGTTCCCAGACGCGCAGTTGCGCGCGGTGGCGGTCGATGACCTGCAGGAAGCCCACGTTGACCCGGGCAGGGAAACGCGGGTGATGCTCGATCTTCGGCCCCAGCTCATGCACTGGCGCGCTGTTGATATCGTCTACGCGCAGTACGGCATGAGGGTTGCCCATGGACACCGCCGCCAATTCCACCGAGGTACCGTCGACGTCCACCTGATAGCTCAGGGCCTGGCTCGGTGCCTGGAAGGGAATGTCCGCCGGTACCAGGCGTGGAGCGCCCATGTTGACGCCGATCTGGCCGTCGCTGCGAACATCCAGTTCGATGATGCCGCTTTTGGTCTCGACGCGAATCTGCCGCTTGGCGGTCAGGCGCTTGTCCAGCACGAAGCGGGCGAAGCAGCGCGCACCGTTGCCGCATTGCTCGACTTCCGAACCGTCGGCGTTGAAGATCCGATAACGGAAATCCACGTCCGGGTTATTCGGCGCTTCGACGATCAGCAATTGATCGAAGCCGATACCGGTGTGCCGGTCACCCCATTGCTTGGCGTGCTTGGGCAGGATGTGCGCGTGCTGGCTGACCAGGTCGAGGACCATGAAGTCATTGCCCAGGCCGTGCATCTTGGTAAAACGCAGCAGCATGGTTTTACTCCGGCAGCAGGCTTTCGCCAGCAAACAACTCGGCTACCGTCTCGCGGCGACGCACTTCGAATGCCTGATCACCGTCCACCAGCACCTCGGCGCAGCGGCCGCGGGTGTTGTAGTTGGAACTCATGACAAACCCATAGGCACCGGCCGAATGCACGGCCAGCAGGTCGCCTTCTTCCAGCGCCAGCTCCCGACCCTTGGCCAGGAAATCGCCGGTTTCACAAATCGGTCCGACGATGTCGTAGTTGCGGGATGCGGTTTCGCGAGGGCGCACGGCGGTGACGTCCATCCAGGCCTGGTACAGCGCCGGGCGGATCAGGTCGTTCATGGCCGCGTCGACGATGGCGAAATCCTTGTGTTCGGTGTGCTTGAGGTACTCGACCTGGGTCAACAACACGCCGGCGTTGGCGACGATGTAGCGACCCGGTTCGAACATCAACGCCAGGTCGCGGCCTTCGAGGCGCTCACGCACGGTCTTGATGTAGTCGGCCACGAGTGGCGGCTCTTCGTCGCGATAGCGCACGCCGACACCGCCGCCCAGGTCGATGTGACGCAGGTAGATGCCGCAATCACCGAGGCGATCGACCAGGGCCAGCAGGCGGTCGAGGGCGTCGATGAACGGTTCGAGGGTGGTCAGCTGCGAGCCGATATGGCAATCGACGCCCAACACTTCCAGGTTCGGCAGTTGGGCAGCGCGCACGTACACATCTTCGGCATCGGCAATGGCGATGCCGAACTTGTTTTCCTTCAGGCCGGTGGAAATGTACGGATGGGTTCCGGCATCGACGTCTGGATTCACGCGCAGGGAAATCGGCGCGCGGACACCCAGTTCAGCGGCAACAACCTGCAGGCGCTCCAGCTCATCGGTGGATTCGATGTTGAAGCAGTGCACGCCGACTTCAAGGGCACGGCGCATGTCTTCGCGGGTCTTGCCGACACCGGAGAAGACAATCTTGTCGGGGCTGCCGCCAGCGGCCAGAACGCGTTCCAGCTCGCCGCCGGAGACAATGTCGAAGCCGGCGCCAAGGCGAGCCAGGACGTTGAGCACGCCCAGGTTCGAGTTGGCTTTCACCGCGAAGCACACCAGGTGCGGCATGCCTGTCAGCGCATCGGCGAACGTGCGGTACTGGGCTTCGATATGGGCACGGGAATAGACGTAGGTCGGCGTGCCGAAACGCTCGGCGATCGCGGACAGGGCAACCCCTTCCGCGAACAGCTCCCCGCCACGGTAGTTAAAAGCGTCCATGGCGGTCCCTTAGTAGGTAGTTTGAGTGTCGTGCGAATGTGACTTGGATTGCGACGACTTGGCCTGTTCTGCCTGTTCTTCAGGAGACTTGCTGTCATCAGGCAGGTACAGCGGACCTTTTTGACCACAGGCTGTCACGAGGCAGGCAACCGCGACGAGCGCAGCAAGGGAAGAGATCAGGCGCTTCATGGCGAAATCCTTGAAAATGCTTTAATTGCGCCGGAGTATACCGGCCACCCGTCAGCTTGCCTATGCAACGGGGCGCCCGTCCGGCGGCGCTGCTGTCGTCAATCGGTATATCCTTTGCAATCATCGGGAAGCGTCCGTATCTTGCGGCGCTTGAGCATGAGCAGACATTTTCGAGGTTGCCGCAATGAGTTTGACTGAAGCCCGTTTCCACGACCTG
The Pseudomonas marvdashtae genome window above contains:
- a CDS encoding accessory factor UbiK family protein, giving the protein MLAPKDLLDALSGHASRLLSGDTPLPKSEIESQFKALLQSGFSKLDLVSREEFDSQMVVLARTRARLESLEAKVAELEARLGADAG
- the glnK gene encoding P-II family nitrogen regulator translates to MKLVTAIIKPFKLDDVRESLSEIGVQGITVTEVKGFGRQKGHTELYRGAEYVVDFLPKVKIDVAIDDKDLDRVIEAITKAANTGKIGDGKIFVVNLEQAIRIRTGETDTDAI
- a CDS encoding ammonium transporter, which encodes MTLRKFAGLGALLSFVMPGLAMAEEAAAPVLNSGDTAWMLTATILVLFMTIPGLALFYGGMVRSKNILSVMMQCFAITGLISVLWVIYGYSIAFDTTGMEQGVVNFNSFIGGLGKAFLAGVTPASITGPAALFPEAVFITFQMTFAIITPALIVGAFAERMKFSAMLIFMGVWFTLVYAPIAHMVWSGNGGLMWDWGVLDFAGGTVVHINAGIAGLVACLVLGKRKGFPTTPMAPHNLGYTLMGAAMLWVGWFGFNAGSAVAANGTAGMAMLVTQIATAAAALGWMFAEWITHGKPSALGIASGVVAGLVAITPAAGTVGPMGALVIGLAAGVVCFFCATTLKRKLGYDDSLDAFGVHGIGGILGAILTGVFAAPALGGFGTVTDIGAQVWIQFKGVGFTVVYTGIVTFIILKVLDAVMGLRVSEEEEAVGLDLAQHNERGYNL
- a CDS encoding secondary thiamine-phosphate synthase enzyme YjbQ; protein product: MWQQTLITLRARPRGFHLVTDELLAGLPELKACRVGLLHLWLQHTSASLTINENADPAVRRDFERFFNRLIPQGTADYEHNDEGLDDLPAHFKASVLGCQLSLPVTAGRLALGTWQGVYLGEHRDHGGARKVLATLHGEGA
- the sutA gene encoding transcriptional regulator SutA; protein product: MSDDDLENDDLEVGDEDEAEEGLEAAAEDVVEDDGADVPVPTAKGKAKAAVSIDELPSVEAKNKERDALAKAMEEFLARGGKVQEVEANVVADPPKKPDNKYGSRPI
- a CDS encoding HAD family hydrolase, producing MTIELITFDLDDTLWDTAPVIASAEAVLRQWLTDNAPDLGDFPVERLWAIRTQVLSEEPDLKHRISALRRRVLFRALQDAGYDQWRASELADQGFEAFLHARHQLEVFPDVQPTLEILANHFALGVVTNGNADVRRLGLADYFKFALCAEDIGIAKPDARLFHEALQRGGATAQTSVHVGDHPGDDISGAQQAGLRAVWFNPAGKAWDADHAPDAEIRSLTELPGLLAGWHSQR
- the xerC gene encoding tyrosine recombinase XerC produces the protein MERQLEAYCEHLRSERQVSPHTLSAYRRDLEKVQGWCQKQNIGNWSALDIQRLRSLIARLHQQGQSSRSLARLLSAVRGLYQYLNREGLCDHDPATGLAPPKGERRLPKTLDTDRALQLLEGAVEDDFMARRDQAILELFYSSGLRLSELTGLNLDQLDLADGMVQVLGKGSKTRLLPIGRKAREALELWLPLRALTNPADDAVFVGLQGRRLGPRAIQLRVKAAGERELGQNLHPHMLRHSFASHLLESSQDLRAVQELLGHSDIKTTQIYTHLDFQHLATVYDNAHPRAKRIKGDES
- a CDS encoding DUF484 family protein; this encodes MTDKPQVPAPQPDESPSQNPEAAAVAAYLEAHPDFFVEHEDLLATMRIPHRRGDTVSLVEHQMKILRERNIEMRHRLSHLMDVARDNDRLFDKTRRLILTLMDASTLEDVVMGVEDSLRQDFQVPFVSLILFGDNAMPVGRWVTHAEAQTAIGGLLTEDKSVSGSLREHELDFLFGEEQRKQIGSTAVVAIAHQGVHGVLAIASRDPQHYKSSVGTLFLSYIAEVTGRVLPRVAGSLRSVR
- the dapF gene encoding diaminopimelate epimerase, whose protein sequence is MLLRFTKMHGLGNDFMVLDLVSQHAHILPKHAKQWGDRHTGIGFDQLLIVEAPNNPDVDFRYRIFNADGSEVEQCGNGARCFARFVLDKRLTAKRQIRVETKSGIIELDVRSDGQIGVNMGAPRLVPADIPFQAPSQALSYQVDVDGTSVELAAVSMGNPHAVLRVDDINSAPVHELGPKIEHHPRFPARVNVGFLQVIDRHRAQLRVWERGAGETQACGTGACAAAVAAISQGWMDSPLLIDLPGGRLSIEWAGPGQPVLMTGPAVRVYEGQVRL
- the lysA gene encoding diaminopimelate decarboxylase, which produces MDAFNYRGGELFAEGVALSAIAERFGTPTYVYSRAHIEAQYRTFADALTGMPHLVCFAVKANSNLGVLNVLARLGAGFDIVSGGELERVLAAGGSPDKIVFSGVGKTREDMRRALEVGVHCFNIESTDELERLQVVAAELGVRAPISLRVNPDVDAGTHPYISTGLKENKFGIAIADAEDVYVRAAQLPNLEVLGVDCHIGSQLTTLEPFIDALDRLLALVDRLGDCGIYLRHIDLGGGVGVRYRDEEPPLVADYIKTVRERLEGRDLALMFEPGRYIVANAGVLLTQVEYLKHTEHKDFAIVDAAMNDLIRPALYQAWMDVTAVRPRETASRNYDIVGPICETGDFLAKGRELALEEGDLLAVHSAGAYGFVMSSNYNTRGRCAEVLVDGDQAFEVRRRETVAELFAGESLLPE
- the lptM gene encoding LPS translocon maturation chaperone LptM; translated protein: MKRLISSLAALVAVACLVTACGQKGPLYLPDDSKSPEEQAEQAKSSQSKSHSHDTQTTY